The following proteins come from a genomic window of Pseudomonas sp. WJP1:
- a CDS encoding urea amidolyase associated protein UAAP2 gives MSLAIATSPKQPEAAVYRATIPAGEPWLMEVKAGQTLRILDLEGNQAVDTLFYSVANPKERYDVQRTLRRQNSVYLSTGSVLYSNLGKPMLTIVADTCGRHDTLGGACAQESNTVRYALEKRYMHSCRDNYLRACVHDGRLGKGDIGPNINFFMNVPVTADGGLTFEDGISAPGKYVDLRAEMDVIVLISNCPQLNNPCNAYNPTPAELLVWN, from the coding sequence ATGTCACTTGCAATCGCCACATCTCCAAAGCAACCAGAAGCAGCGGTGTACCGCGCCACCATCCCCGCCGGCGAACCCTGGCTGATGGAGGTCAAGGCCGGCCAGACCCTGCGCATCCTCGACCTGGAAGGCAACCAGGCCGTCGACACCCTGTTCTACAGCGTCGCCAACCCCAAGGAACGCTACGACGTGCAGCGCACGTTGCGCCGCCAGAACAGCGTGTACCTGAGCACTGGTAGCGTGCTGTATTCCAACCTCGGCAAGCCGATGCTGACGATCGTCGCCGACACTTGCGGGCGTCACGACACCCTGGGTGGCGCCTGCGCGCAAGAGAGCAACACCGTGCGCTACGCCCTGGAAAAACGCTACATGCACAGTTGCCGCGACAACTACCTGCGCGCCTGCGTTCACGACGGGCGCCTGGGCAAAGGTGACATCGGGCCGAACATCAATTTCTTCATGAACGTACCGGTCACGGCAGACGGCGGGCTGACCTTCGAAGACGGGATTTCCGCACCGGGCAAATACGTCGACCTGCGCGCCGAGATGGACGTGATCGTGCTGATCTCCAACTGCCCGCAACTGAACAACCCGTGCAACGCCTACAACCCGACCCCTGCGGAGCTGCTGGTATGGAACTGA
- a CDS encoding urea amidolyase associated protein UAAP1, protein MTDSTQLFPPFAEEMLPGGGHRSFVLKRGQLLRLTDLRGGANVSLTLLNANEKTERLNLPDSLKCQHTAKLTAGHCLYSDMGRVLAAITADTCGWSDSLGGVLCAEEVAQKYGAGRYQELRNGFFRNGTDNLLVELGKWGLGLSDLLMTLNLFSRVNVDDAGRFHFVEGNSKAGDYIELYAPMDTLVVLTALQHPMDPAPEYAPKPLKLSWMNADPSVAEHCRTSRPENERGFINTDRLFA, encoded by the coding sequence ATGACTGATTCGACCCAACTGTTCCCGCCCTTCGCCGAAGAAATGCTGCCCGGCGGCGGCCACCGCTCCTTCGTGCTCAAACGCGGCCAACTGCTGCGCCTGACCGACCTGCGCGGCGGTGCCAACGTCAGCCTGACGCTGCTCAATGCCAACGAAAAAACCGAACGCCTGAACCTGCCCGACAGCCTCAAATGCCAACACACGGCCAAGCTCACCGCTGGCCATTGCCTGTACTCGGACATGGGTCGAGTGCTGGCCGCCATCACTGCCGACACCTGCGGCTGGAGCGACAGCCTCGGCGGCGTGCTCTGCGCTGAAGAAGTGGCGCAAAAGTACGGCGCCGGCCGTTATCAGGAACTGCGCAACGGCTTCTTTCGCAACGGCACCGACAACCTGCTGGTGGAGTTGGGCAAGTGGGGGCTGGGCCTGTCCGACCTGCTGATGACCCTCAACTTGTTCAGCCGGGTGAACGTCGACGACGCCGGGCGTTTTCATTTCGTCGAGGGCAACTCGAAGGCCGGCGACTACATCGAGTTGTACGCGCCGATGGACACCCTGGTGGTGCTCACCGCCCTGCAACATCCGATGGATCCGGCGCCGGAATATGCGCCCAAACCACTGAAGCTCAGCTGGATGAACGCCGACCCCAGCGTCGCCGAACACTGCCGCACCTCGCGCCCGGAAAACGAGCGCGGCTTCATCAACACCGACCGTCTGTTCGCCTGA
- a CDS encoding ABC transporter ATP-binding protein: MSFITVKNVWQQYADQVVLEGLNLNVNEGEFCTLVGASGCGKSTFLRLLLGQEKSSRGEIILDGQPLAAEPDASRGVVFQRYSVFPHLSVLDNVALGLELPRSALLGRLFGKAKKDAREQASVLLHKVGLGHSLDKYPAQLSGGMQQRLAIAQALIMKPRVLLLDEPFGALDPGIRKDMHALLLELWRETQLTVFMVTHDLSEGFSLGTRLLVFDKVRVDPHAPGAYGARITYDIPLNSDRRAQRAAVDALPAPLAGTLRIA; this comes from the coding sequence ATGAGTTTCATCACGGTGAAAAATGTCTGGCAGCAGTACGCCGACCAGGTGGTGCTCGAAGGCCTGAACCTGAACGTCAACGAGGGTGAGTTCTGCACCTTGGTGGGCGCTTCCGGTTGCGGTAAATCGACCTTCCTGCGGTTGTTGCTCGGCCAGGAAAAATCCAGTCGCGGTGAGATTATCCTCGATGGCCAACCACTGGCCGCGGAACCGGACGCCAGCCGTGGCGTGGTGTTCCAGCGCTACTCGGTGTTCCCGCACCTGAGCGTGCTGGACAACGTCGCCCTCGGTCTTGAATTGCCGCGCTCAGCACTACTGGGCCGGTTATTCGGCAAAGCCAAAAAAGACGCCCGCGAACAGGCCTCGGTACTGCTGCACAAAGTCGGCCTCGGTCATTCGCTGGACAAGTACCCGGCGCAACTTTCCGGCGGCATGCAACAACGCCTCGCCATCGCCCAGGCGCTGATCATGAAGCCGCGGGTATTGCTGCTCGATGAACCCTTCGGCGCCCTCGATCCGGGCATCCGCAAAGACATGCACGCCTTGCTCCTGGAGCTGTGGCGCGAGACCCAATTGACGGTGTTCATGGTCACCCATGACCTGTCCGAAGGCTTCAGCCTCGGCACCCGTTTGCTGGTGTTCGACAAAGTCCGCGTCGACCCGCACGCCCCCGGCGCCTATGGCGCACGCATCACCTACGACATCCCTTTGAACAGCGACCGCCGCGCCCAGCGTGCCGCCGTCGACGCCCTGCCGGCGCCATTGGCAGGCACGCTTCGTATTGCTTAG
- a CDS encoding ABC transporter permease — MRLINRHPDRPSRLLLVILPFALLLFAYFMGSAERLADNPNDKLLPSAVQMSDAVKRLAFVADSRTGEYLLWQDSAASLRRLAIGLGISALAGLCLGIAAGTLPLFGAPLSPLLTVLSMVPPLAILPILFIVFGLGELSKVMLIVIGITPALARDLEQRAREIPVELLIKAQTLGASTWTLMLRVVLPQLLPRLLISLRLMLGSAWLFLIAAEAIASTDGLGYRIFLVRRYLAMDVILPYVVWITLLAWLMDWGLKRLTQRAFPWYEGARA, encoded by the coding sequence ATGCGCCTGATCAATCGCCACCCGGATCGCCCCAGTCGCCTGTTGCTGGTGATCCTGCCGTTCGCCCTGCTGCTGTTCGCCTACTTCATGGGCTCGGCCGAGCGCCTGGCGGACAACCCCAACGACAAACTGCTGCCCAGCGCCGTGCAAATGAGCGACGCGGTCAAGCGCCTGGCCTTCGTGGCCGACAGCCGCACCGGCGAATACCTGCTGTGGCAGGACAGCGCCGCCAGCCTGCGACGCTTGGCCATCGGCCTGGGCATCAGCGCGCTGGCCGGGCTGTGCCTGGGCATCGCCGCCGGCACCCTGCCGTTGTTCGGCGCGCCGTTGTCACCCTTGCTGACCGTGCTATCGATGGTGCCGCCGCTGGCGATCCTGCCGATCCTGTTCATCGTCTTCGGCCTGGGGGAATTGTCGAAAGTGATGCTGATCGTGATCGGCATCACCCCGGCCCTGGCCCGCGACCTGGAACAGCGCGCCCGGGAAATACCCGTGGAGTTGCTGATCAAGGCCCAGACCCTCGGTGCCTCGACCTGGACCCTGATGTTGCGGGTGGTCCTGCCGCAGTTGCTGCCGCGCCTGCTGATCTCGCTGCGCCTGATGCTGGGTTCGGCATGGCTGTTCCTGATTGCCGCCGAAGCCATCGCCTCCACCGACGGCCTCGGCTACCGGATTTTCCTGGTGCGCCGCTACCTGGCGATGGACGTGATCTTGCCGTACGTGGTGTGGATCACCTTGCTCGCCTGGCTGATGGATTGGGGGCTCAAGCGTCTCACTCAGCGTGCATTCCCTTGGTATGAAGGAGCACGGGCATGA
- a CDS encoding putative urea ABC transporter substrate-binding protein, whose product MSQPRLPALLAAAFAALVSLSSHAAPKDHFSVCWTIYAGWMPWEYAGSQGIVDKWAKKYGIKIDVVQLNDYVESINQYTAGQFDGCTMTNMDALTIPAAGGVDSTALIVSDFSNGNDGIVLKGEGRKVADLKGADVNLVELSVSHYLLARALDSVDLTEKDLKVVNTSDADISAAFNTDQVSAVTTWNPMLSDIKAKPGVTEVFNSSQIPGEIMDMMVVNSQTLKDNPALGKALTGAWFEVVELMNAKNAAGKAALEHMAKASGTDLAGFQAQLDTTKLFATPQEALAFSTSKQLPETMRKVAEFSFQHGLLGEGAKDTSAVGMAFANGVTSGDKGNLKLRFDPSYVQMAADAKL is encoded by the coding sequence ATGTCCCAGCCTCGTTTACCCGCCCTGCTCGCCGCTGCCTTCGCCGCCCTCGTGAGCCTTTCGTCCCACGCCGCCCCAAAAGACCACTTCAGCGTCTGCTGGACGATCTACGCCGGCTGGATGCCCTGGGAATACGCCGGTAGCCAAGGCATCGTCGACAAGTGGGCGAAGAAGTACGGCATCAAGATCGATGTGGTGCAGCTCAACGACTACGTCGAATCGATCAACCAGTACACCGCCGGCCAGTTCGACGGCTGCACCATGACCAACATGGATGCGCTGACCATTCCGGCCGCTGGCGGCGTCGACAGCACCGCGCTGATCGTCAGCGACTTCTCCAACGGCAACGACGGCATCGTGCTCAAGGGCGAAGGCAGGAAAGTCGCCGACCTCAAGGGTGCGGACGTCAATCTGGTCGAGCTCTCGGTGTCGCATTACCTGTTGGCCAGGGCCCTGGATTCGGTGGACCTGACCGAGAAAGACCTGAAAGTGGTCAACACCTCCGACGCCGATATCTCAGCCGCCTTCAACACCGATCAGGTCAGCGCCGTCACCACCTGGAACCCGATGCTTTCGGACATCAAGGCCAAGCCCGGGGTGACCGAAGTGTTCAATTCCAGCCAGATCCCCGGCGAGATCATGGACATGATGGTGGTCAACTCCCAGACCCTGAAAGACAACCCCGCCCTGGGCAAGGCACTGACCGGCGCCTGGTTCGAAGTGGTCGAGTTGATGAACGCGAAAAACGCCGCGGGCAAGGCCGCACTGGAGCACATGGCCAAGGCCTCGGGCACCGATCTGGCCGGTTTCCAGGCGCAACTGGACACCACCAAATTGTTCGCCACCCCTCAGGAAGCCCTGGCGTTCAGCACCAGCAAGCAACTGCCGGAAACCATGCGCAAGGTCGCCGAGTTTTCCTTCCAGCACGGCTTGCTCGGTGAAGGGGCCAAAGACACCAGCGCGGTCGGCATGGCCTTCGCCAACGGGGTGACCAGCGGCGACAAGGGCAACCTCAAGCTGCGTTTCGACCCCAGCTACGTGCAGATGGCTGCCGACGCCAAGTTGTAA
- a CDS encoding enoyl-CoA hydratase/isomerase family protein, producing the protein MNLHFEELTGTDGARIGIATLDAEKSLNALSLPMINALRDRLDAWAKEPQIVCVLLRGKGIKAFCAGGEVRSLVEACRAHPGEVPTLAAHFFNSEYRLDFSLHTYPKPLICWGHGYVLGGGMGLLQGASIRIVTPSSRLAMPEISIGLYPDVGASWFLSRLPGKLGLFLGLTGAHMNGRDAIDLDLADRFLLDEQQEDLIEGLLQLNWQEQTPMQLNSLLKALQQKAVAQMPQAQWLPRREQIDELLDVSDVRCAWKAIGTLRDHTDLLLNRAARTMSEGSPLTAHLVWEQIKRARHLSLAQVFQMEYTLSLNCCRHPEFSEGVRARLIDKDQKPHWHWPDVNTVPDAVVEAHFHKTWEGRHPLADLSEY; encoded by the coding sequence ATGAATCTGCACTTCGAAGAACTCACCGGCACGGACGGCGCCCGCATCGGCATTGCCACCCTGGATGCGGAAAAATCGTTGAACGCCCTGTCCCTGCCGATGATCAACGCCCTGCGCGACCGGTTGGACGCCTGGGCCAAGGAACCGCAAATTGTTTGCGTCCTGCTGCGCGGCAAGGGCATCAAGGCTTTCTGCGCCGGCGGTGAGGTGCGCAGCCTGGTCGAGGCCTGTCGTGCCCACCCGGGTGAAGTGCCGACGCTGGCCGCGCACTTCTTCAACTCGGAATATCGCCTGGACTTCAGCCTGCACACCTATCCCAAACCGTTGATTTGCTGGGGCCACGGCTATGTGCTCGGCGGCGGCATGGGCCTGTTGCAGGGGGCAAGCATTCGCATCGTCACGCCGAGCAGTCGCCTGGCGATGCCGGAGATCAGTATCGGCCTGTATCCGGACGTGGGCGCAAGTTGGTTTCTGTCGCGCCTGCCGGGCAAGCTCGGCTTGTTTCTCGGCCTGACCGGTGCCCATATGAACGGTCGTGATGCGATCGATCTGGACCTGGCCGACCGCTTCCTGCTCGACGAACAACAGGAAGACCTGATCGAAGGCCTGCTGCAGTTGAATTGGCAGGAGCAGACGCCGATGCAGCTCAACAGCCTGCTCAAGGCCTTGCAGCAGAAAGCCGTTGCGCAAATGCCCCAGGCCCAGTGGCTGCCGCGCCGCGAGCAGATCGATGAACTGCTGGATGTCAGTGATGTGCGTTGCGCCTGGAAGGCCATTGGCACGCTGCGCGATCACACCGACCTGCTGCTCAACCGCGCTGCGCGGACCATGAGCGAGGGCTCGCCGCTGACCGCTCATCTTGTCTGGGAGCAGATCAAACGTGCCCGGCACCTGTCACTGGCGCAAGTCTTCCAGATGGAATACACACTGAGCCTCAACTGCTGTCGTCATCCGGAATTCAGCGAAGGGGTGCGTGCGCGGTTGATCGACAAGGATCAGAAGCCGCACTGGCACTGGCCGGACGTCAACACCGTGCCGGATGCGGTGGTGGAGGCGCATTTCCATAAAACCTGGGAAGGTCGGCATCCATTGGCGGACTTGTCGGAATACTGA